From the Lactuca sativa cultivar Salinas chromosome 9, Lsat_Salinas_v11, whole genome shotgun sequence genome, the window TTGCCTTTTGAATTTTGATGATCAATCGTTGTAATGAATCAGTTAAACTTTGTTTTGGCAAAGGAAACAAACAATTTTATTTCGTAACACCATCCTTCTTGAATGATGTAGAGTTGTCACATCATTTGGTACCTAATATAGATTCTTACGTAATATGATTAGTTAAGTCCTTTCTCTTTTCATATCTTGCTGAATCCAAAGAAGATTACTCAAACTGTTAAACATCTTGTCTATTTGGATATCCTGCTTCGATTTCAAGCTAATCGTGATGAAGGTTATGCCAAAAGTATGCTCACTTTTAAAGTTTATTATAATTGCTTATGCAATCGAAAATGGTATATttcttagttttttattttttttattttgcattATTGCATATATGCTTCCGATTATGTTTGCTGCTAGAAAAGGTGCTAAATTTTCCATGTTATTGTGTACGATTGCAACTGAAGGTGATGTATATGGAAATTATTGGACAAAAGATAAGAGCATCTTGTGCTTGATGCTTATCAAGACTAGACTCATTAAATAGTGCATCATCTTTTCATGTCCCCTTCAATGATTGTGACCCATAACAGTTTCAACTTGTTATTTTTAGATattctttctttttttatttaacaGACTTAATGGGACAGGACTTAATCCGGTATGTTATATACAATTGTTTCATTTTGACATACTGCAAAAACGACTTAATAAAGAAAGTGAAATTTTTATATGTTAGAAGCATGATTCacatgttttctctattacaacatttaaatattactatttgaGCAACAAAAATTTCTATTTATTACAATTTCTAAACTACTATCTAAGTCTTGTTTAAACAACCAAACTCCTGAATTCTATGTAGGCAAAAAACTCATACAAATCGGAGGTCTAACCCCAGCCAAAGCAAGAATGGATGAAGGAAGAATCCACAACCCATCCCCACAAATCAAACCCGAAGCCACAGCAGGAACCATCAAATCCGCCTTTTCCTTCTTAAACTTACTCCACACAAACACAACCAAACTCCCAACACACATATCAATAGCAAAATAAGCCCCAACAAGAAAAGGAACAGCCATAGCCATCGGTAACGGGACCCACTTCCCGATCTTCTGCCACGTGTCACGTACAATATTCGCCAGCATGGCAAACGCGAAAAACCCGTAACACAACTGTAAACAGTGACGTGGCAATGCAGAGAATCCTTCAACACCTAAAATAGCCATGTTTCGGTAAATAATAGCATACGGAGCTTTATATTCACCATCCGGGTTCCCGACATCAAACGCTTTATAAAAAAGGAAAAACGTTAACGGAGCCACTACACATCCGATTGCAGTCCCGATTGCTTGGCTGACCAGCATTGACCGAGGTGAAGTTAGGGTTAAATGTGCGGTTTTGAAATCGTGCATTAAATCAGACGAAATCGATACGATTGATTTTATTAAACCGCAGCCGACAAGTCCCGCGATTACACCGTTGTTTTTTCCCGACATTGCTGCGAGGACAAAAAGGGCAACTTTTCCGTAATTGTATGCCATGTTCATGTCGGTTAGTCCCGCTCCATACGCGTTGCAGAAGCCTAGGGATGGTGCGATGATGTAAGCGACCAGAACAAAGTACCATTTGAGCTCGTGGAACATGATTGGGATGATGATGATGGAGACAACAGAGAAGACGATGTAACCGACCGCTGCTACCCAGAAGGGAATGGTTTCTCGCAAAAATACTTCGTTTTGTTGGAGGGTATCTTGGGGTTGGGTATTTTTGTCTGGATCTGTATTTATCATAGACAATAATGTTATTAAAACGGTCTGTACATGACATGACAAAATATGTATGGTACATGACATGTACATGACATGACAGACACAGACAGTTGTGTACATGCACCGGACTGGGAATGACGTAAATCAACAAAAATTGCAACTTTTTGTCCTGTCAAAAAAGTGGAACAAGGTGAGAAAGTCTGTCCAGTCATGTTCAGTACTCTCTTCTGTACTCTCTTTCTGGTGTGACAAACACAAGATAGCAGAGGTCACGTGGGGCAACATGATGGAACTAATTTTTGATGATGTAGCTTTGAAGTACTTACTGTTTTTGGAGTTCTTTTTTGAGGAGGTATATATGTTTCTGGCAGTGAAAAAGGTTATCTTGAGAAAATTGTACAGACCGTCGCCTAGGATAAGTGCAATCGCAATGAAAACCTAGGAATACAATAAACGATTAGACCACAAAAAtcgataaatattttatttatatattttttaagctAACCTTGTAACCATTTAAACTCTTCATGCTGCTTTGAGGTAAACTAGAAGGAAACCAATCGCCTTTGCGATCACCTATGAGCGGCCACATTATACCATAGGATAGTACAGCACCTGCAAGCAACGACAAGTTCACTAGATGTGAACATATCATCCCTGCTCCTATATAAGTCATActaaaatcaaaataaaacctgcaaataaaaaaaaaaacaacatattttttatattaaaacaaGCCCTCGGATCACGATTTATTATAAAGAATATACACAAATAAAGTAAGTACACACTCACGAGTTCGCATAAGCTTTTAACCCAAACGTGGGGAAATATGTGAAGCCACAAGTGCCCGAACCCGAATAAAACCACTGGAAAAAAGCCCACAAGAAACTACCACCGAAAAATTTGGTGAACCCCACAACTTGTTTCCTGTATAAAATCGTACaaataaaaataatgttaaaTTCTTTTAGTTCATTGTTCTGAATTCTGAGTTCTGAATGATACCTGGCCATTTTGTCGCCTTTGGGAGTGTGGAAACCATTGATGAGCACTGCTGTAGCTGTCCCACTAGGGTAAGTCAACTTATAATCTATGATCATAATCTGCAAAATAATTCATACTTCAAAGATCAAAGTTCAAACTCTGAAAGTTATATTATGTACAAGTCAAGAAGCAGAAGGTACAAACCTTTCTAAGAGGAACCAAAGCCAAAAGCCCAACAAAGCTACTAACAAACAAAAAGCCAGTCATCCAACCGATTCCAGGTTCTTTAAAACTCCCAGGTGAATTTCCTTCCGTATCGATTCCAGCTTGTTCGTATGTCTTCTTGTTCAATCCCAACAAATAAGATCCAAATCCACCTACAGAAATCGTTGACTTAATcaacaattaaaaaaatgaaaacatcGTTGCATAGATCAGATTGAATGGAATAGAACCTCCAACGGCAATGCTGTAGCAAGCGACAGCACATGTTTGAATGATTGTATTCTCTTGTCTGGTGAACGGCGTCGTTACGAATCCAGCTTTGTGAACGAGCTTCGTCCATGTTCTGATGAACACGAACGCCAAAAGAGCAGCTGAGACATTTAAATTAGGTACGAGTCCAGTGGTTAAATTAAGCTTCATCACGATTACACTGTACATGATTCCGATCAATAAGCTAGCCACCAATCCTCGAATCGTGATGTGCTTGTTCCACGGCGGCAACCTCTTAACTGAGCCACCGTCGTCGTTTTCCTCGGGTGTCGT encodes:
- the LOC111920401 gene encoding metal-nicotianamine transporter YSL3, producing the protein MTTEGAREIEESEMMDHTTPEENDDGGSVKRLPPWNKHITIRGLVASLLIGIMYSVIVMKLNLTTGLVPNLNVSAALLAFVFIRTWTKLVHKAGFVTTPFTRQENTIIQTCAVACYSIAVGGGFGSYLLGLNKKTYEQAGIDTEGNSPGSFKEPGIGWMTGFLFVSSFVGLLALVPLRKIMIIDYKLTYPSGTATAVLINGFHTPKGDKMARKQVVGFTKFFGGSFLWAFFQWFYSGSGTCGFTYFPTFGLKAYANSFYFDFSMTYIGAGMICSHLVNLSLLAGAVLSYGIMWPLIGDRKGDWFPSSLPQSSMKSLNGYKVFIAIALILGDGLYNFLKITFFTARNIYTSSKKNSKNNPDKNTQPQDTLQQNEVFLRETIPFWVAAVGYIVFSVVSIIIIPIMFHELKWYFVLVAYIIAPSLGFCNAYGAGLTDMNMAYNYGKVALFVLAAMSGKNNGVIAGLVGCGLIKSIVSISSDLMHDFKTAHLTLTSPRSMLVSQAIGTAIGCVVAPLTFFLFYKAFDVGNPDGEYKAPYAIIYRNMAILGVEGFSALPRHCLQLCYGFFAFAMLANIVRDTWQKIGKWVPLPMAMAVPFLVGAYFAIDMCVGSLVVFVWSKFKKEKADLMVPAVASGLICGDGLWILPSSILALAGVRPPICMSFLPT